In the Balaenoptera ricei isolate mBalRic1 chromosome 1, mBalRic1.hap2, whole genome shotgun sequence genome, GCATACCCCGTTCACACATTACCCCCACTCAACCAAACCCCACAAGGCTTTGCCACCCACGTCCACGCGACACATCCTAGTGCAACTCAACAGACACCCAAACATGCAAACCCACCCCAATGCCCCAAcgtcacatgcacacatacacgaATGCTCCCGTAAAAGCACAGCCTTCCTGCTCGCCCCCTCAAATTCACAAACGCCCCCTTTAACACAGCTCCACACAGACCCCAAACAAGCCCCCAACTCCTGTGCAGACAGGAGTCCTCGACAGCACccatacacacatgcacgcacgtgGACACAGGTACATACCAGGGTGTGTGTGTCCCACCTAAGGAAGCAGGAAGCCTTCTCTTTCCCAGATGGTACCCTTCTCACTCACCGTCAggcacccaccacacacacagtgACCCCTGATTCATTGATTCAGCCTTTTCTCCAATGACACCAAAAAGGTGGGGACTGTGCAGCTGTTGAGAGTAGGGGCCCTGGAGCTCAAATCCTACCTCTGAGCCCCATCTACTGGGGTCATCCTGGGGGCCCACTGAGATGGCCCGGGTCGAGCCCTGGCCATGGGTTCTAGGGCATGGGGAAAGCTCTGTGAGCTTGGGCTGCTactatggggtgggggtggggggtggtcattgttcccattttacagatgaagaaacagaggcttagagaggttgaataacttgcctGCCCCTAGTGACAGCTGTCCCTtccctcattctttctctctgacaTCCCCATGGATTCCTGAGGGTCCAGCTGCTCCCTCTGGGATCCTCCCGCACCCCATCTGGCCCTCCTTGCCCCTCAGCTCAGCCCTGGGAGCTGAGGAGGcatccacagcctctccagctggAGAAGGGGGCTCTGGATCCAAGGCGGGAGCCCGTGGGCCTTGGGCCTTCAGCAGCAGGGAGTAGCTGGGCCCCCATGCCTCCCTTGCCTCTAAGCAGGGCCGCCGGAGTGTCCCCTCACTCCCCCTGTCACAGCCATCTCTGAAGGGGCGGCCGTGCTGGCTTAGGGTTGACCATGTCCCCACAGGTGAACGTCTCCTACTTCGGGCAGCAGAAGGACAGTGCTTTGGGCCACAGTGTGCTCTACCTCACTGGCACCGGTAAGTCCCACCTCCCTGGCTCTCCGTACATCAACCCCTCCATGCTGGCTGCTTGAGGGTCTTAGGGGAGCCCCCAAGTGCAAGGCCCATGGACATCTTTCTCCCCCATCGAGGAGCTTGGCTTCTTCAGAGGCGGTTCATCCACTCTAGAGCCTCAGGGGTGGACTCGCAGCCATACTTAGGGCCATTAGAATCTGGAAGCTGCACTGCCCATGGGTCACCAGCTAGACTCACAATAGGCCTCCTTCATCCAGAGTCTGCCTATCACACTCACTGGAACTTCCAGACATCACTAAACCATGGAGAGCCACATGCTACCTTTGGCCAGACCCCGGCAGCTGGCCCTGTGAACCGCAGAACCAGCACCTAGAACCTCAGGCCTGATCCCGACCTCCAGAGTCAGGGCCCCCAAGAGCTAGCAATTCAGCCCACATAGATGAGTCAAAAATTCAAGAGCCAAAGCCTTGGGTCCCTCCAATGCCCAGAACCACAGGGGGCTGCCACAAGAGCCTCTCAGGTGTTGGGTGTGGTCCCCAGAACAGGGCTTCCTGGTTCTCAAGGGCTTGTGGAGGGGCCGAAGCTTGCCCCGACCTGGACGTTATGGTGCGAGGGTGGGACCGGGGAGCCCTGGTAGTCCCTCTACATCTCTTTGCAGACATCTCCCTCGACGTCGACACGGGCCGCACGGGCAAGGTGAAGAGGAGCCAAGGCGACAAGGTGGGACTCTCCTGGTTACCCCAAGATGGCAGAGTTGACAGGCAAACCTGGGGGTGGTCCTGGGGTGGAGTGGGCTCTTCCTCCAGAAGGGTGATGGATTCCTAGGGTCTGTCGTATCCAGCAGTATAGGGAAGCCATCTGAGGACTCCCAAATCAGCATGAATGGGCCTTAACTTACACTGTGTGATCAACATGCTGTGTGACTCCTGGAAAACAGCTTaccctctctgggtctctcttGTGCCACCTTAGAACTGGGATTGGTTCTTTTTCTTGAGgccttttctatttcctgggctGTATTTGGACCCCCAAGCATGGTAGGTGACTTGTCAAGTGACTGACAGATCCTGAAGAGTGAGGACGAAGATGAGGTGGGCTCAAGGCATTACCCCGCCAGATGTATCTGAAAGCCATCCTGGGAGGGTAGAAGATACGATTTTCAGGGAAAGACCCCAGAGAGGAAGCCTGAATCATATATAAGACTTTGTGGACAAGATGGGGTAGGGCTGCCACGGATGGCTGTGCAGGTTGTTCACTGCACAAGGTTGCTTGGGCaaggtggtgggtggggcctatgATATAAATCATGTCTTGGGCCGTGTACAGAGAAGCATCTACCCAGAGGGGTGAACAAGAGTGCCATATAAGTTAGCAGTGGTCCTGTCAGGTCCCCCAGATCCAAGTTTGAATCCCATCTATGTGACTTGGGGTTCACACCCCAGAACCTCTTttccctcttctgtgaaatggggaaaataagcCCTGCCTTGCAGAGTCTAGTGGGGATAAAGTAGAAGCACGTcaggaaggggacttccctggtggtccagtgggtaagactctgcactcccaatgcagcgggcctGGGGTTCCaaacctggtcggggaactagatcccacatgcatgccgcaactaagagtccgcatgccgcaaataagaagtatgtatgctgcaactaaagatcccacatgccgcaacaaagatcctgtgtgccgcaactaagacccagcacagccaaaataaataagcaaataaattaaaagagaaaaaaagaagcacatCAGGAAGAGCTTTGATCACAGAGGCAGGGTTCCAGCCATCTTCCCCACCTCTCAGCTCAGACTATCTTGCAGGGCCTGCAGGATCTCAAGTGAAAGTCAGAGAAAACTGTGGGACAGGCCCCAGGAGAGGACTGGGATGGGGAGAGTCTCCCAGGAATTCTCCAGCCCCATCAAGGTCAGGGCGAGGCAGTCTTAGTCTGCTGGCAGGACCAAAGCTCAGCAGACTGACAAAGGCCATTTCTGGGTTTGGCGCCATCACCCTTCCTCTTCCAGTGTGATGGCTGGGAGGAGCTGTTGTTCAAGTTGTTCACTGCACAAGCGTGGAGTGGCTCTGGGTGTAGGGACCTGGAACTCCATTCCCCAAATCTATGATCCCTCTATAAATCTTTAAGCAAACCCAGAATACAGAAGTCTCCAAGTTAACAAAGCAGACAGCTCTAGCCATGTCCAGAACCCCTTCCCAGAGACCCCTGGATCCCACTGACCCTAAGGCCTCTTGCTTTGCCACAGAAAACCTGGCGCTGGGGCCCTGAGGGCTATGGGGCTGTCCTGCTGGTAAACTGTGACCGGGATAGTCTCAGGTCCAGGGGGATCGACCTCGCCAACACTCAGCTGACATCACTGGATGGTGAGCACCAGAAGGGGTGTATGGGGTCGTCCCGGGTGATGGTGTGGGATGGAGCAGGATTGTCTCATGGGCACCACTCTCTCCAGACCTGCAGGACATGGCCCCAATGGTGCTGAACTGCGATGGCCCTGATGAGCTCTTTGACAGCCACAAGCTGGTCTTGAACGTGCCGCTTTCTGATTCCAGGAGAGTGGGGGTCTTCTGCGCTAGGGGTGAGTGGCCTGGAGGggtctctcccctccctgctccatcTTCTGCTTCCCAAACCATTCTTCTCTTAtccacctctctccctccttccatcaTCATTTTGTAACTCTCACTACCACTTACAAACAGCCACTCCATCAGGACACGACATATCGCCCAAGAAAGAGGTTCCCAAACTAGAcccattttatagaggggaaaactgaggctcagacatgTGAATTCACTGCcctaaggtcacacaaccagtTGGGGATGGAGCAAGCATTCAAAGCCAGTCTCTTGGGCACCAAAGCCCCTCTTCTTTCCACTACCCTTGCCCCTTCTCCCGAGCCCATCCTTCCTCTGGTCGGTTAGCATGGAATGAGTTCTCGATGTAAAACAAGCACTGTCCAGGCTGGGTAGGGTGGAGGCAGGGACTAGCAAAGCTGAGGCCCAGGCCTGCCTTCAGAATCCAGTTGTTCTGACAGTTTATTAATCAAAGtctgtggattaaaaaaaaacacaaaaaaaaccccagcaaaaaCACTAACCCTTAACCCTGAGGTGCCCTTACATTTTCATAAATCACAAGAGACCTCTCCTGCCCCTTCCTTCTTCCGCTTCATCCTCCTCTGTTCAAACTGACTCAGAACTTGTCCCAGCTAAATGAGCCTGGCAGGGACCAGAATGTTCCAATGGTGGAATGTTACCCAGGAGTCCGGCTTGGAAACACTTTCTGTGATACCAGAACATAAGCAAAGTCTCCGTAAGTGAGCTGAGAACATTTCATGCTGTAAGAGTGTGCCAGGGTGGCGCTTCCCAGACAACCctcaggggaggggaaaaggcGACGGGCCAGAACTACTAGGTGCCAggcgatttttttaaaaaattgagatgaaattcacatatcataaaattaaccattttattttatttactttatttttttataaatttatttatttttggctgcattgggtctttgttgaggggcgtgggctttctctagttgcggcgagcgggggctactctttgttgtggtgagcgggcttctcattgcggtggcttctcttgttgcagagcacgggctctaggcacgtgggcttcagtatttgtggcacgtgggctcagtacttgtggcacacaggctctagagcacgggctcagtagctgcggtgcacaggcttagttgctccacggcatgtgggatcttcccagaccagggcccaaacctgtgtcccctgcattggcaggcggattcttaacctctgcaccaccaggggagtccccagataaccattttaaagtgaacaattcagtgacattgagTACATTCTCAATGTTGGGTAACTACCACAAAATTTCTAGCTCtaagacattttcatcacccccaaataaAGGCCTGTActtattagcagtcactccccaacccccaacccccaacccccagccctaggcaacagctaatctgctttctgtccctagGGATGTACCTATTCTGTGCATCTCGTACAAATGGAATGATATGATATGAGGCCTTTTGTgttgggcttctttcacttagtataatgtcaaggttcatctgtgctgtagcatgtatcaatacttcattcctttttatggatgaataacatGCCAGCATATGgacatactacattttgtttatccattcatccgttgatggacatttaggttgttttcaccttttgtgCCAGCTGCTTTTACTTCCTTATCTAGTTTAAAGCTTACACTGACCGCATGAGAAACATAAtattagcccattttacagatgaggacctgaggctcagagaggttgagtcattgagctgaggtcacacagcttgcaCATGGCAGAGCTGGAGAGGAGTCCAAGTAGATCTAACACAAAGGTGCTTCTGCCTCTACATTCCTGGCCTCGGGTTTCCTGTCCTCGCATCCTCGCAGCCCCACACCCCTGTCCCAGCACTGGGCCCCCAGTGCTGACTCTGGTTCCCCCTAGGTGGGAATTCTCTCTCAGACTACAAGCAGGTGCTGGGGCCCTGGCGTCTGTCCTACGATGTGGAGCGGCATCCGGGGGAGCGGAAGATCAGCTTCTACGTGGAGGGGCTCACCTTTCCCGACGCTCATTTCTTGGGGCTGGTCTCTCTCAGCGTCAGCCTGGTGGACACCAAGGTATGTATGGCGCTGGGGGCTGTGATAGGGGATGAGGGGCTTCAGGGACCAGGTtggaggctccagggctgggagaCTGGGGGCTGCGGGGTCTTGAAGCCTGATGGGGCTCCCTGCAGGGCCCACTGAGTCCTCATTTTCCCCCCAGACCCTGCCTGAGGTGCCCCACTTCACAGACACCGTGACCTTCCGCATGGCCCCCTGGATCATGACCCCCAACACCCAAAGCCCCCTGGAGCTGTATGTGTGCAGGTGAGGCCTCGCCCCTCCTGCAGCTCTCCCACCGTCTCTGGACTCATAGAGATAGGAACAGAATGCCGTACCAGGCTTGGCCCTGCACTCATACTGGACGGATTCATTGCAGGCACCCATGGGCACAAGCTGGGAATAGGATAGCAGCAGGCTGGCTTGGGCCTGTCAGCCCTACCCGCTCTGAGCAGCTAAGGCCCTGGCTGAGGTCAATGGTTCAAGTCCAGCACACCTGCCCTACCCTGTCCTGCATGTAGCAGCCCCAGAACATCCAGGATTTATTCCAGGCAGTGGGGCCAGGCCCCGTTCAGACTGATGGCAGCTGCAGGAGACCCAGCCTTGCTCAGATGTGGGTGTACTCCTGGGCCTGCAGAGAACCTGGGACCCAGACTCCAAAATCCTCTGTgagccctgccccagcctgggtccctggTCCTTCTGCCATCTCTCAGAATCCTTGTCAGGCCCCTTGATGGGCAGGTGAGCCTGGATTGGCAAGGCTACTCCAGGCCTCTGCATCAGAGGTTGGACCACTGGAAAGGGCCATAGATGACTTGGAACATAAGTCAAAAGGCCAGGAAGGGTGTGGCCAAACAGGTTTGCTCTGCTGAGCAGGGCCCAGGTGTTCAGAAGGGAactctttctttctgtttgctCACTAACCCCACCCTGACTCCTTTGTTTAGGCCAGTTGTGAGAAACAGGAGGAGATGGGGCTACCTGCCCCCTCACTACCACTTTAACCAGTGAGATTCAGTCCCCAGTCACCTTCTCCAGGACTTTGGTGCCCTGCCTTTGGGCTCCACAGCCCCGGGCTTGTCCCTCCCCTTGCACCTGCCACCTGATGTGATCTGGGGACATTATTTGTCTCTGTCATTAGCCCATGAGTCTCTCTAGTGCAGAGACTGGGTTTGAACCCCTGTGCCCAGGGGCCACACGGGGCCTAGCACAGACCGCATCAAGGCCACCCCATCCATCCCCTGCCTCCTGGCCCTGAGGCCAAGGCCACAGTCAGCGGTCATTATTTCGCTCCCCTCTCCCTGTGTTTCGCAGTGTCGTAGACTCCCATGGCTCAAATGAGAAGTTTCTGAAAGACATGTCTGACCTGGCGTCGAAAGCCAACTGCAAGCTGATCGTCTGCCCTTGGATTGAGAATGGGAATGACCGCTGGATCCAGGTGGGTGCGGGAGCAATCCGGGAGAGGAGGGCAGCCCGGGAGGCCTGAACCCCGTCCTCTACACTGGCTTTGGGAAAGCTGGCTTGCGCAGGCTCCTACCGGCCTCCGTTTCCCTAGAGAAGCCAGGCCGGCCTGGGTGCCAGGACTTAGGGTGGGGGACATGCAGTCTAGGGGaacgccccccccccgccactgccTGCATCGCCCCAgtctctcctgcttccctccaAGTGCTCTGGTCCCAGGCAGAGTCCTCCTCTGGCTGTGGCCCTGAGAGGCCTCACTCCACCACTGTTCCCTGGCCTCTGCACCCTCCAGGTCTTGGGGAAGATCCACTGtcctgccctgccccgccccgggCCTGGGGGGATTAACCCATTCTTAATACTATACTGAGGCAGTCACTGTGgtctttttctctcccctcccaggaTGAGATGGAGTTTGGCTACATCGAGGCTCCTCACAAATCCTTCCCAGTGGTCTTTGACTCCCCCCGAAACAGACGCCTGAAGTATTTCCCTTATAAGAGTATCCTGGTATGTGGCAAAGGGCAGAGTGGGGAAACCATGGCTGGCTCCTCCTATAGGATTCTCCAGTCAGTCTTGCCTGGTCCTAGTCCTTTAGGGGCTACAAAAGGACACAGGTGGTGGGTTCTGGCAAATGGGGAGTTAGTGGGAGGTTTGGGAGGAATATGTAAATGAAATGCAAATCTCACGCAAATCACCCCTGTTCTGGGAGGGACAGGCCAGCAAAGTCCTCCTTGGGGTCCTTCCTCTCCCCAAAGAGGGAGTGAACAAAGGAGTCAGCTCTGGGGAAACCAAACTGCCTTTTGAGGGCAACGCACCCTTAGTGAGCCCTCATGGCTCTTGCTTTTGTGAGCCAGGTCCTCTCTTCAGGTAATGAATGTTttctgaacacctactgtgtgccaggcacaatgcTGCTTCTATACACGGGAGGGCGACAGGAGCCACTCCAGCAACCGTGTCCCAAGTTCCAGGCCCTCCCTCCTAGCTTTACACAGTTGCTCATTTAATCCACGTGGACTCCTATGGATAAGTATGGATATCCATACTCCTATGGATATTATTATTCCCTCtttactgaggctcagagagggtaagcaacttacccaaggccacacagctagttagcAGTGGCTTCAAAACCAGAGGGGCTGCCTCCACGGCCCCTGAACTTTACCGCTAGGCTAACCCCCCTTTTGAGGTGGGTCGGGTCCCAGAACTCACATCTCTGCCTGTTTACTGACCCCTGTCCCCCACCTCCAGGACAATGCCAGGGTCTGGTGGGGGATATGATGGGGAAGGTCCAGGAACTCATGGGCACACAGAGCAGGGACATTTACCCCAGCCTGGAGGGATCAGGGAAGAGTCCCTGGGGAGGTGACAGTGAGCTCTGTGGGGTGAGTCTGCATCAACAAAGGGCCTGACCCCAAGCCCTGGGCTTGACCTGGCCAGCGCCTTTTCTACTGTTCTCTGCTCtgtctttatcatttccttccttctactttctttagGTTTAATTAGCCGTTCTTTTCTTAGCTGGAAACGGAAGCTAAGATTTTTCAACCCTTTCTCTTCTTAATATATGTGTTTAGAGCTGCGGCAATTCCCTAGAAGTGCAACTTTACTGGCATCCCCTCAAGTTTTAACGTGCTGTGTGGTTTTTACCTTTCACTTCAAAATACTGTGTAACCTCCccattgatttcttctttgacccatgggttctTTAGAAGTATGTTGCCTCATTTCCAAACATTCAGGGATTTTCTAGTTATTGTTCTGTTATTGGCTTCGGCTTTAACAGCACAATGCTCAGGGCACCGGGAGGATGTGTGAAAAGTGAATAGCGGTTGTTTTTCAGGGAGTGGGATTCCCCCGGGAGCACCCCTCGCTCCCCTACCCCAAGagctgtctcttccttttctaacTGACCCCtccttctgggggtggggggctctcGACGGTTTTCCCTCAGGGTCCGGACTTTGGATATGTAACCCGGGAAATCCCGTTCGCTGGTGTCTCTGGCCTTGACTCCTTCGGCAACCTGGACGTCAGCCCGCCCGTCACAGTGGAGGGCAAGGAGTACCCCCTGGGCCGAATCCTCATTGGCAGCAGCTTTCCCAAGTGAGAAGACAGGGTAGGAGGGTGGTGGAGGTCACGGGCGGGCCCGGGGGACCCAAGGCAGCGTCCACTCTCCAACCCCCCCTGCCTCCACTGCAAACACAATTCTCCAGTCTGAAAAATGGTCTTAAGTTCCTGCGTGGAATCCTAGAATAGAGCCCTAGAATCATAGGTTGGAAAGATCACAGAATCTTAGGAAAAAACAAACTATTGGCCCACGGTCTTTTGCCCTGCCTAGTATTTTATGAGCATAATTCGTCACCaacattaaatatacatatatcaggAGACTTCACGTAAAAAGCCAGATTTCTGACTTCTTTTGAAACATCAGAAGAGCGGGAAGGTCATGTGTAATCCAGGGCAGAAGTAGGAGATGGATCCGTTGACCTCTCCAGGGAGGAAATCAAAACAGCTGTTGTCCTAGCAACAGCTAGAAAGGGTACAGCCGTCACCACGAGGCTGCAGGTCAGGATACCAGGGTGACAGAGGTAACTTGACAGGTCCTACCCTGGACAGCTGTCATCTAGCAGGAAACAAGGTATTTAGGGTTTAGGGCTCAGACAGATGACAGCACCTGCTAAATCTCCCGAGTGGGTCCCCACCCAGCCTGTGGGCAGTCGAAGAATGGGGTGTGTAACACAGGGGTCCTAGTGCGATCCCCTGCTTCCTGCCTAAAGATGAAGCCCACCCCAGGCCCTGGAGGTTGCCTTCCGGTTTGTGTGGGGTTGGCATGGAGCCCAGGCGTGCCCAGCTTGCGTCCCCAAGCCCCGGCTATCTGGTCTTGGGCCCAGAGGCAGCCAGACAGTCCTGGGAAGGTTACCCAGGCTCAAGTGGTGACCTTGGTGGCCTCACGGCTCTGGATCAGGTGAGGTGAGACTTCCTGGCACCAACCCCAGGCATGAAGCCGGGTGCCCAGGCTGGGTGCCCGGGGCTGAGGTTGGCCAGGACAAGAGGAGTGCACTCACCTTGCTGCTGACTCATGTGCAGAACTACTCTGGGGCTGGATCCTGCCCCCAGCTCTGGGAGCAGAAGGGCCTTGGGACCTCTGGGCGGTCATTCTGTGCTTCCGGGAGGAATGAGCACAAGCTTTGAAAACTAATGGATTTGGGTTCgagtcctgcctctgccacttattGGCCACATGATTTGGGGTACATCACCTAACTAGTGCCTACCACagggcctggaacatagtaggtgcttgattaattcatttagaaatatttatcgcatgcctaccatgtgccaggcactgttgaagGTACTAGGGATACATCAGGTGGCAAAGATACATTATTAAATGGGCAAATTATTTTATACGTCATCCCTCAGTGTCCTCCTCAGTGAAATGGGCTTATAAAAAAATCCCTGTCCTAGCTATATAATAGCCGTTACTGGGGATAAAAGATTCACATTAACCAACTTCTGAATGCTTGGGTATTGTTTAGCTGGACCCCTGGCAGTGGATGTGCCTTGAAGTTGGTTGGAACTCAATGGATAAAAGTTATTGATCACCTACATGCCATGAACATGGTGCTTTACCCAGGTTACCTCCATTAATTcttacaacagccctatgaggttGAGAtgactattatccccattttacagatgaggaagttgaggcttagataaatgataaatttatcaattcaataaatatttattgagacttcCTATATGCCAGGTTCGGGGCCCCGTTCTGGGGATAAAAGAAACGTTCTGGAAAATCCCAGGCTCAGAGCAAGGACCCTGGATGGGAACGTGTGGGGGGTCACTAGCAGAGCTGGGCC is a window encoding:
- the LOC132348047 gene encoding protein-arginine deiminase type-1-like — encoded protein: MAPQRAVQLSLKKPTYAVCVVGIETYVDVHSDVPKGAETFRVSGSSGVEVFTVYNTAQVTEPIDKAHWPLDAGVDVIISVDAASKALNDLKVNVSYFGQQKDSALGHSVLYLTGTDISLDVDTGRTGKVKRSQGDKKTWRWGPEGYGAVLLVNCDRDSLRSRGIDLANTQLTSLDDLQDMAPMVLNCDGPDELFDSHKLVLNVPLSDSRRVGVFCARGGNSLSDYKQVLGPWRLSYDVERHPGERKISFYVEGLTFPDAHFLGLVSLSVSLVDTKTLPEVPHFTDTVTFRMAPWIMTPNTQSPLELYVCSVVDSHGSNEKFLKDMSDLASKANCKLIVCPWIENGNDRWIQDEMEFGYIEAPHKSFPVVFDSPRNRRLKYFPYKSILGPDFGYVTREIPFAGVSGLDSFGNLDVSPPVTVEGKEYPLGRILIGSSFPKSGGQQMAKVVRDFLKAQQVQAPVELYSDWLYVGHVDEFLSFVPTSDQKGFRLLLASPSACLELFQEKKEEGYGEAAQFDGLKRQAKRSINEMLEDRRLRNDNLHVQKCIDWNREVLKRELGLTERDIVDIPQLFFLKDSYAEAFFPDMVNMVVLGKYLGIPKPFGPIINGSCCLEEKVRSLLEPLGLYCIFIDDYLSYHKLLGEIHCGTNVRRKPFPFKWWHMVP